One Glandiceps talaboti chromosome 2, keGlaTala1.1, whole genome shotgun sequence genomic region harbors:
- the LOC144453655 gene encoding uncharacterized protein LOC144453655 — translation MLAFSLICLLVGLIVGKPTAKSKSKTPPGTLTRTPSSASSTFGKRPSIVRVNRHKKVGRCTKQSSQVILSCRELPRQFNNVPCVSCGILAAKKMCRYTRCGACCRANKFSICHAHGTGGTAAQGIVEGACDDKPVELDLSYLNLKRCPDRIGYIGAQLVSLNLSNNRLCSLPEEIGFLRGLEELFLQYNCLTEIPDSIGSLDKLEELDCKNNRIRKLPDTLGSLISLTILNVTNNVLQTLPVSVGRLVELEELCAHSNQLTELPEELCNLINLTTLYLGENRLSELPKHIGNLIRLSELDVSSCELIYLPDSLSRCTSLVKVWLSSNKLKAIPDQMGRLNQLKELHVRNNQIMYFPASLMYLQLYTFSANHNPLIDEWNSDARQAITVSPTTDIPPLLELAARIVVKHDVPWCKEDLPKELIDLLVNARQCSSCEGPFFKYYKSEVVFCNVGVFHRVPLYQQICSPFFNTHCQPVDTK, via the exons ATGCTGGCCTTCTCCCTTATATGCCTTCTAGTTGGTCTGATCGTAGGTAAACCAACAGCAAAGAGTAAATCCAAGACACCTCCTGGAACACTTACTAGGACTCCCTCTAGTGCGTCATCCACGTTTGGTAAACGGCCTTCTATA GTGCGTGTAAATCGGCACAAGAAAGTGGGTCGATGTACCAAGCAATCAAGTCAAGTGATCTTGTCCTGTAGGGAACTACCCAGACAATTCAATAATGTACCCTGTGTCAGTTGTGGTATTTTAGCTGCAAAGAAGATGTGCAG GTATACAAGGTGTGGAGCCTGTTGCCGTGCCAACAAATTTAGTATTTGTCATGCCCATGGTACTGGTGGTACTGCAGCCCAAGGGATAGTAGAAGGAGCATGTGATGATAAACCAGTAGAATTAGACCTCAG CTACCTTAATTTGAAGCGTTGTCCAGATAGAATTGGTTACATTGGTGCTCAGTTAGTTAGTCTCAATCTTTCCAACAATAGACTTTGTTCTCTGCCTGAAGAAATTGGATTTTTAAGAGGACTTGAGGAACTTTTCTTGCAATACAACTGCCTTACAGAAATACCT gACAGCATAGGAAGCCTTGATAAACTGGAAGAGTTGGACTGTAAAAACAACAGAATTAGAAAACTCCCTGACACACTAGGCAGTTTGATATCATTAACCATACTGAATGTAACCAATAATGTACTACAAACATTACCAGTATCTGTTGGTAGATTGGTTGAATTAGAAGAATTGTGTGCACA TTCAAATCAACTGACTGAGTTACCAGAGGAATTATGCAATCTTATCAATTTAACG ACTTTATACCTGGGTGAGAATAGATTGTCTGAATTACCTAAACACATTGGTAACCTTATACGACTGTCTGAGTTAGATGTGTCCTCCTGTGAACTGATATACTTGCCAGACTCATTATCACGATGTACTTCACTTGTCAAGGTGTGGCTCTCAAGCAACAA GTTAAAAGCAATACCAGATCAGATGGGTCGCTTAAATCAACTCAAAGAACTTCATGTACGCAATaatcaaataatgtattttcCTGCCTCTTTGATGTATCTTCAACTGTACACCTTTAGTG CCAATCATAACCCCCTAATAGATGAATGGAATAGTGATGCTAGACAAGCTATCACAGTGTCACCTACAACCGATATCCCTCCACTCTTAGAACTAGCTGCCAGAATTGTAGTAAAGCATGATGTACCATGGTGTAAAGAAGACTTACCAAAAGAATTGATAG ATTTGCTTGTAAATGCAAGGCAGTGTTCAAGTTGTGAAGGACCATTCTTCAAATATTATAAGTCTGAGGTAGTGTTCTGCAATGTGGGAGTTTTTCACCGAGTGCCTCTGTACCAACAAATCTGTTCCCCTTTCTTTAACACTCATTGCCAGcctgtggacacaaaatga